The Vreelandella piezotolerans genomic interval GTGCGCCAAGCATGAGCAGCAGTGAAGGAACTACCGTGGCGGCCACGGCGACGAATGCGCCGCCGATGCCCGCTACCTCGTAACCTACATAGCCCGCCATTTTGGTGGCGATGGGGCTAGGCAGCGCGTTGCCAAGGGCTAGGGTTTCGGCAAAACCTTGTGAAGTCATCCAGCCATAGCGGCCGACGACCTCGGCTTCAATAAGCGGAATGATGGCAGGACCGCCGCCATAACCAATGATGTTGGGGATGAAAAACGCTAGAAATATATCCCAGTAAATCATGCGGTGCCCTCCACGTGTTTTTTACGCGAAGGGCGTAGCAGTGCCGTGAGTAGAATGGCTCCAATGACCCAGCCAGGGTGCACGCCGAGCCAGTAAATCACCGCACCCGACGCGACCGCCATCACAATGCTGACCCACCAGCCAAGGGCGGCTTTGGACTTATCGAAGAAGTCCCAGGTCAGTTGCGCCATCATGACCATGACCACGGGAATGACCGCTTGCCCCATACCGCGAATCCAGGCGACGTCGCGGTAGCGGCTAAAAATGCCAAGCATCACGATCATGGCCACGATCATGGGCAGAATGACGGCGATCACCGCGGCAGCACAGCCGCTGATGCCCGCGACTCGATAGCCGATATAGCCGGGCATTTTGGTCGCGATAGGCCCGGGTAGGGTATTGCCAATGGCCAACACATCGGCAAACTCTTCATCCGTCAGCCACTGGTGGCGTGTCACGACTTCCGCTCTGACCAGCGGGATCATGGCCGGGCCGCCGCCAAAACCGAAAATACCGACGCGGAAAAAAGCCCAAAAGAGTGCAGTTTGCTTCATGCAGTCAGCGCCTGTAAGGAGATCGATGAGGTCAACAGCATAAATGTCCCTATTTATCGTTTGTTGGTTAAAAAATCGATTATTTTGTCTAAAATAGAATATAGGTGAGCCTACCAAGAGGCGTCAACACCTAGTGTTGGACGTTCCGATAACCGAAGCCTTGCGATGTGACGCAAAAGGACGCCGAAATGAATAAGCACGTGCAGCTTCCCACCAGCAGCGCCTCTAGTTCTATCTACGATGTGCTGCGTCGAGACTTGGTGGGGGGGCGCTTCAAAGCAGGCGAAAAGCTCGCCATCAATGCGCTCAAAGAGCAGTATCAGGTGGGGCTCAGCCCTCTGCGTGAGGCGCTGAATAAACTGGCAGCGTATGGTTTGCTGGTTCAAGAGAATCAGCGAGGGTTTAGGGTACCCAAGCTTACCCGTGAAGAGCTCGATGACATTGCGCGCCTTCGCACCGAATTGGAAGGAATGGCGCTAGAGCGCGCCATTGCCCACGGCGATGCTGTGTGGGAAGCCGATTTGCTGGCGGCGGCACATCGATTGAAGCGAGCGGATATTACGCTGGACAAAGGCGAGGAGTGGGAGCGTCTGCACACCCACTTCCACCGGACCCTGGTGGCGCCTTGCGGCTCGGTGTGGCTGTTGCGGTTCATCGAGCAGTTGCACGACCAATTCGATCGTTACCGGCGTTTAGGCCCCAAGATGCCCACCATTCGACAAGAGCTGGATGAGCAGCACCACGAATTGGTGGAGCTGGCGCTCAAGCGTGATGCGCGTGCTGCCCGGGCATTGATGGATGATCATATTCATAAATCCTACGAGGTCGCGTTGGCTCGCTATCAGCAGCACGCCTGACGGGGTATGAACTTCGCTGTACACTGGTGGCCAGCGCGAGGCACTCGCCACCTAAAAAGTGCTTACAGCAGGCCAATGTGGGAGTGGAGATGACGCAAGACGCCGATCAGCAAATCGTGGAGCAGACACTCGTTTGGGTGCGCCGGTTTATCGTAGGACATGAGATTTGCCCTTTTGCCAAACGGGAGTTGGAGAACGACACGATACGTGTGGAGGTGGTGCGTTCTAAAAAAGTGGAAGTAGCGTTGGAGGAGCTGGCTGCCGAGATGGTTTGGCTCGATGAGCACCCTGAAACAGAGACGACTTTATTGACGTTTCCGACGCTGTTTAAAAGTTTCGACCACTATCTGGATTACGTCGAGCTGGCGGAAAATCTATTGATCGAACTAGGCTACGACGGTGTGTATCAGTTGGCCACGTTTCACCCTGACTACTGCTTCGATGGCGCAGGCCCCGACGACGCCGCCAACTACTCCAATCGTTCGCCCTATCCCATGGTGCACGTATTGCGCGAGGCTAGCGTCGAGCGAGCCATCGCGTTTTACGGAGATACGGCCGCCATCCCTGAACGAAACATTGCCTACTTGACTGGACTGGGCAGCGATGTGGCCGAAGCGCAGTTGCAAGAATGTTTCAAGACGATTCCCCGTAAATGACCAATCGGTGTTTGCCTTTGCTTTTGGCCTGATAGAGCGCCATATCGGCTAGCTGCATGACGTGTTCGATGTCGTGGCCGTGTTGAGGCCACCAGGCTGCTCCCAGGCTGCAACCTACCTGCGCTTGGTGCCCTCCGGGCAGCATCACCGGGCTTGCGATACGTTGCAGCAGCCGTTGGCTGACATCGGTCACCACATGGGCGCTTTGCTCAGCCGTACTTTTCAGAATCATCACGAATTCGTCGCCCCCTAAACGAGCCACTACGTCACCGCTGCGCAACGTCGACTTGAGCCGTTGGGTGACCTCGATCAGCAGTAAATCCCCCGCATGATGGCCAAGCTCATCGTTGACCCGTTTAAAGCCATCGAGATCGAAGAGCAGTACGATGACGCTCTGGTGCTGCCGACGTGCCTCGGGCAGCGTATGCTGCAGGTAGTGGTTGAGGAAGGCGCGGTTAGCCAGCCCCGTCAGCGGGTCGGTATTGGCCAAGTCTTCCAAACGGCTGATGGTGCGGCGTTGATCGATCAAGCGCTCGACCATGTCACGCATGGACGTCGATAGCCGTTTGAGCTCGGGGGAGCCGGTTTCCAGCGTCAATTCGCTGCGGCTGGTGGCCGTCTGGATGTTGTCAGCCGCGCGCGCCAAGCGCGTGAGCGGTGCGACTAAACGAGCGGCCACGATCCAGCCGATGATGGAAAACAACAGCGCTACCAGTAGCCCCGTGCCGAGAATCAGTTCGTAAAGCTGGTCGACTGGAATGAAAGCAGTACTCACGGGCTGCCTGCTCACAGCGACCCAGCCCAAGCCTGGGAAATCTCCAAACCCATGGCTACGCGCTATTCCCGTGACATAACGTTCCCCATCGGGCCAGGTTTCGATGGTCCAAGTGGGTGTGGGGCTGTTAATAGTTCCCTCCATGAACGCCAGCGATTCACCGACAAGTTCAGTGGGGCCAAGAATCACCTTGCCTTGCGAGGAGAGCAGCAGTAGTTCGGTTTGCTGGGCACGCAGTTGCGGTGAAAGCATTGAGTTTTTCACCTGTTTTGCCCACTCCCAGCTGAGATGGACGGCGAGCACACCAGTAAAGATGCCCCTCGAATCGGTGAGCGGAGCGGCGATATCGACGAACTGAATGGGCTCGCCCGTGGGGTTGGGGAGTAGCTGGGATAGCATGACGGCATCATGAACATCCCCCACCCATAACGCTTGTCGCCCTTCGATAAATACCGGCCGCTGGGCAATCGACGATCCTTCGAGAAGCCCTCCGGTAGAGGCGATCACCGTTCCACTGGCATTCGTTACGCCAATCCAAGACGGCACGTCATAGTTACGCTGCAGATGTTCGAGCTGGGCGCGCACCGAGGAGGGGTCGGTGCGATCGGCAAACTCTTTGATGCCCAACAGTAGGCGCACCTCTTTAACCCGCGCATCCATGCTGCGGCTGAGTTTATCCACCATTTGATACGCGGTATCAGCGCTGCGGTACCCGATATTTTCCTCGAGTTGTAGCGCCGCCTCGCGGGAAGCGACCCAGCTCAGCAGGAGCGTGATGGCAATCACTAACGAGGTGATCAAGCCAATGATGCGGGTGCGCAAAGAGATACGCGTCAGCAGTGAAGGGTGATTAGGCATCGATAGGCCAAGCGAGTCGTCGTCAAGAGAGTCACCCTAACGTAATTTTTGTTATGGCACGAATCGATAGGGTCAACGGAGGCTGCGTGGGACAGCGGATGTGCTCCGACACGCAGCCTGGAGGCTCGATTAAAACGCTTCCCACTCAGGCTCGGCTGCTGGCCGCTGGCGTTGAGCCGTGCTGACAGTTTGTGAGGGAGCGCGCAAACGCTGGGTAGGCGCTGAAGCGGCGGATGGGGCAAGCATAGAGTGACGGTCGGAGGCGTTGATCCGGAACGCGGCGACCAACTCTGCCAACCGTGAGGCTTCATCTTGTAGTGAGGCTGAAGCCGTGCTGGTTTCTTCCACCAAAGAAACGTTCTCCTGGGTAGCAGAATCCATTTCGGCAATCGCCGTACTGATTTGGCTGATCCCAGACTCTTGCTCTTTCGCCGCCAGCGCTAGCTCCTGCATCATATCGTTGACTCGGATGATGGCTTGGTTGATGTCGTCCATGCTCTCGCCATTTTTCAGCGCTTGATCGGCACCTTGTGCAATGCGGCCCGCGATATCCTCGATCATCGTGCGAATTTCTTTCGAGGAGTTGGAGGTTTTCGTTGCCAACGAGCGAACTTCACTCGCCACGACGGCAAAACCGCGGCCGTGTTCGCCTGCACGGGCGGCTTCCACCGAGGCGTTCAACGCTAGAATATTGGTCTGGAAGGCGATCGAGTCGATGACCTGAATGATTTCATTCACTTTTTGAGAGCTGGCTTCCAGTTCGCGCATCAGCACACTGGTTTGCTCCGACTCCTGCTTACCATGGGCTGCTTTTTTGGAAGCATCCTGGGTCAAACGCTCCGCCTGTGCGGCGGTGTCGGCATTTTGGCGGACGATGGAGGAAATCTCATCCATACTGGCAGCGGTTTGTTGCAGCGCGGCGGCCTGCTGCTCGGTACGTGAGGCGAGATCCTGGCTGCCCCCAGCGATTTGGCGGGAACTGGCAGCCACGGCGCTACTGCTTTGGGTAAGCGTGCCTACCATACTTTGCAGCTTGCCCTGCATATCATGCATGGCGCTGTAGAGCCGACCAATTTCGTTGTTACCCAGCGATTCGATATGGCGGGTCAAATCGCCCTTGGCTATATGCTCACAAAGCTCCACTGCGCGCTGCAGCGGGCGCACGATAAGGCGATTGATACCGATTTGGACGCCCAGCGATAACAGAAGCGCCAGCACAATCAATGCACCGCTGAACAGCATGGTCACTCTGTGTCCCTGTTCGGCGTGAGCAATGTTTTCGGCTGCTAGGGCTTGCGCGCGGCTGTTGAACGCACGAATGGCATCGCTAAGCCTGTCGAACTCCACATTGAAGCGTTCGCGGTGCTGCACGATCGCAGCGTAATTGGCAGCCGCTAAATCGCTGCGAAACGCCTCGTTGATCATTTGCGGGTAGTAATTATCAATGGCTGCAATGAGCGGTGCACGAACGGCCGTAGGCGGTACTTCAATGGCGGTAAACTCAGCGTAGCGTGTATCGGCTCGCTGGAGCGCTGCGCGTGCGAGTTCGAGCGCTTCTTGCGCAGAGGGATTTTCACCATCCTCGACATAAGCGGTATAGCGAGCCAAGCGTAAGCGCATTTCCATTAAATTGACTTCTGCGCGGTTGATCGACGCCACTTGCTGGGCCGCGACTTCATCGAGCTCTCGCAAGCTCTCCATCACACTCATTTTGGATACGATACCTGTCGCTGCGATGGCCAGCAGGGCGATCACCATTAGCCCTTGCACGGCTGCCAACAAGTGTTTGACAGGGAAGTTTCTCATGATGACTCTCTCGGGAGGAAAAGGAGGGGGGGAACACCTGCAAGGAGGGGAGCCTCGCCTGTACATTATCGACACAAAAAGAGAGACATTGAGAGGTGCTGAGCAGTTTTTTTTACACTTTTTTGCAAGGTCGTGGTGTTAAGAAGGGAAAGCTTGTGCATCTATTAAAAAGGGCCAGCAAGCCAGCCCTATTAAGTAATGAGCATCGTGACACAAACGATGTGAAGCAATCGGCTAAAAAGCTTCCCACTCAGGCGTAGCCGCCGTCCGCGAAGGGGGCGATCCTACCAGGGGAGAGACGTAAGCCGTGCTGGTTTCCTCGACGAGCGACACGTTCTCTTCCAGGCAGGCAGCTGCTTTCAGTCAGGGTAGAAGCGCTTGGTTAGTGTGGGGTTAGTGCTTTGTACATGACATGGGTATCCACATACCCTAATGAAGCGTGCTGATAGGCGTTTGGCACGGTACCGACGATCTCGAAGCCAAGGCGTTGCCATAAGCCCACGGCCACGTGATTGCTGGCGACGACGGCGTTGAACTGCATGGCTTTGAACCCCTGCGTCACGGCCTCTTGCTGTGAGTGTTCGCACATGGCGCTTGCCACCCCTTTGCCCCGCGCTTGCGGTGTGACCATATAACCACAGTTACATACATGCTGGCCGGGGCCTGCGGCGTTGGCCTTCAAGTAGTAGCTGCCCAGCAGTGTTCCCTGCTCATCTTTTACCGCCATGCTAAGATGTGGCGTTTGACACCACAGCGCAAACGCTTCCTCTTGGCTAATGTGGGGGTCTATCGCGTAGGTTTCCTGGGCGGCTACAATGGCTTGAAACGTAGGCCAGAAGAGCGCGAACTCTTTGGCGGTCATCGGCGAAAACTGAAGGCTGGACATAAGGTGTCTTCCATGGGTGTCGTCATGCGCAACGTTAGCACACTCTAATGCGTATCTGCGCGACGGGTACGTTGATAAGTGAACCACTGGACCGCAAGAGGGCAAGACCATGACCGTTGAGAGTGCTCTGACGTATTTTCTGGCGATTTTCGTTTTCGCCGTGACCCCCGGACCGGGTATTTTTGCCCTGCTGGCGAAGGGAATGGCATCGGGAGCGCGCTCGTGTATCCCGTTAGCCTTGGGAATGACGGTCAGCGATGTGATTTACCTGCTGCTGGCGTTTTACGGTTTGGCGGCGCTGGCGGAACACTGGGGAGACGCCTTTACGCTACTGCGCTACGCTGGCGCCATCTACCTGTTCTATTTGGGCTGGAAAATGTGGACCGCCGAGGTATCCCCGCAAACGCTCGACGCCCTCCCAGCCAGCCGTGGCGCTTGGCGTCGTGATGCTGCAAAGAGTTTTCTGCAAGGTTTTATGATCTCGGCCTCCAACCCGAAAGTCATTCTGTTCTATATCGCTTTCTTACCGACCTTTATCGATCTCACCGCGCTCGACCGCAGCGATATGGTGTTGGCGGTCGGGTTGACGCTGGTGGGGCTGATGATGGGATTGATGCTGGTCGCCTCATGTGCGTCTTCCGCACGCCGCTTCTTTCAGTCTGAGCGCGCACAAAAAGGCACCAACCGCACGGCCGGTTCGCTGATGTTCGCAGCAGGCGCTTTTCTGGTCGCTAAAGGTTAAGGCAGACAGTTTAACGAACTGCCTCGGCGACGATCTCATAACTCCGCAAGCGATCCGCGTGACTGTAAAAATCGCTATTGATCATCAGCTCGTTGGCCCCCGTGCGTTCTTGAAACGCGGCTAGCTGTGCTTTGATCGTTTCTGGGCCACCGATGATGGCTGCTCCCAAAAACTGCTCCACCTGGGCGCGTTCCATGGGTGACCAATCCAAGGCATCGACCGGTGGCAGCGATTGTGTCGGCTTCCCCCGGATCAGGTTCAAGAATTTTTGCTGGGCGGTGGTGGCCAAGTAGTGCGCCATCTCGTCGCTATCAGCCGCCATGACCGGCAAGCCGACCATGGCATAGGGTGACTCTAAATGCGCGGAGGGGCGGAAGTTGTCTCGATAGAGGCGGAGTGCCTCGAACAGATAACCCGGGGCGAACTGGGCGGCAAATGCGAAGGGCAGGCCCAGCTTCGCCGCAAGCTGGGCACTGTAGCCGCTAGAACCCAGTAGCCAAATGGGTACGTGTGTGCCCTGGCCGGGCACGGCTTTGACGGTTTGGCGGGGATCCTCGTCGTCTAAATAGCGGCGCAACTCTTCTAACCGCTCCGGAAAGTCGTCGACACCTGCATGGGCGTGACGGCGCATTGCTCGCATGGTCGCCCCATCCGACCCAGGGGCTCGGCCAAGGCCCAGGTCGATGCGCCCAGGATAGAGCGTCTCAAGCGTGCCAAACTGCTCAGCAATGACCAGCGGTGGATGATTGGGCAGCATGATGCCACCGCTACCCACGCGTATCGTGGACGTTTGCCCCGCCACGTGACCAATCAAGACCGAGGTGGCGGCGCTGGCGATACCGGCAATGTTGTGGTGCTCGGCTAGCCAGTAGCGCCGATAGCCCAGCGATTCTGCTTGCTGGGCCAGTGATACGCTGTCACGGAACGTTTCGCCTGCGCTTCCGCCTTGACGAATGGGCGCAAGATCCAGAACGGAGAGGGCGGTGCTCGCAAGTTGGCTCATAAATCACCTAATAAACGTGCATGGTCAGCGGGCTATTTTTGTTAGCACGCTTCATAATGCAGCGTTTATGTGGGCGGCCAAGTGCAATTACAACCGCCGTGGCGTTGGGGTCACTCTTTGGGGGGCGTCGGGCGTACCAAGATTTCATTGACATCCACGTGTGGCGGCTGAGCGAGCGCGTAGATCACCGCATTGGCAATATCGCGGTCTTGCAGCGCATACTCGGGCGGCTCGTCGAAAAACGGTGTGTCGACCATACCGGGTTCGATCAATGTGACCCGCATGCCGGAGCCGCGCAACTCTTCGCGCAGGTTGTAACCAATGCCCGTGACCGCCCATTTGGTGGCGCTGTACATAGAACCGGGGATGGTCGTGCGTCCCGCAGCCGAACCGGTCAGCAGCACGTGTCCTTGACGGCGTTTCAGCTCCGGCAGGCAGGCTTGCAAGGTTAGGCCAACGCCGTAAATGTTGGTCAGAATCATCTCCCGCCAAGCGTTATGGTCGGCGCTGCTAAAACCGCCGGGCGAGCCCCCGCGGCCCGCATTGGCGAATACCGCGTCGATACGGCCGAACGTTTCAATGGCGTGCTCCACCATGGCTTGCTGCTGGTGTAAGTCGGTGACATCGACGTCGCACGTGAGCACGTTCTCTGGGCCGAGCTCTTGGGCAAGGGAGGTCAACTTATCGGCAGAACGCGCGGCCAGCACCAGTTGATACCCTTCTCGGGCCGCTGCCCGGGCGGTGGCCGCGCCAATGCCGCTGGAAGCGCCGGTAATTAACAGTACGCGGTCTTGCATCGTTGGCTCTCCTTGCTGTCATACATGAACCTTCAGCATGGCCAAAACCGAGTGGGGTTGCAAACGAGCGCCGTCGCTAGGGTGTATCTTGCTGTCGTTGCAGCATGGCAGAGAGATCTAGGATCGAGCGTGCCATATCGGCCATGCTTCTGCTTTGATCCATCGACGTTTTGCGCAGAAAACGGTACGCCTCCTCCTCGCTCATCGACTGATGGGCCATGATGAGGCCTTTGGCTCGTTCGATCAGCTTCCGCTCCCGCAGCGCTTTGCGCGTGTTTTCCAGTTCGTCGCTGAGTCCTTGCAGACGACTCGACTGCGCATGCGTCAATTCCAGCAGCGAACGACTCAGCGGCGAATGGAGAGCAGTGGCGGTCAAATCGCCCAGCGGTTGAGAGGGGCTAAGCGCCAGCAACTGTTCGCAGGGGGCTGGAAGTGGTCTGTCGGGTGTGGCCGAGGCGTGATCCAGCGCCGCTTGTGCGTGGGCGATTTTATGGTGGCATAGGGCCATGAGCTGCGTGTTGAGCGTGTCTTCCACCGTTTTGATGGTATCGATTCGTAGGGTCGTCAGCTCATACCAGGTTTCCCCCAAGGTGTTGCCCGACGCCGTTCGATGTTCCGAGCGTTGGCAGGCGATGTCGCGTAGCTGGCTAATACCGGCCAGCGTTCGGGGCGAAAGCGACTGTTCCCAAGCGCTCAGTGCTTCTGGGGTGGCGAATTCGGCAAACGTATCGAAGCAGCGTTGCTGGGACTCGACGAGTTCGTTGAGCAGCGTGCGATGAGCGTCATCGAAATGGCCTAGGGTAAACCCAAAGGCACCGCAGGCACGCTCTTGTCCGGCAAGCTCCTTGCCTTGCATGAGGTGGAACGTGGCTACCAGAGCGCGGGTGATGTCTGGATCGACAGCCGTGTCTGCGGCCTCGAAGACGATCGCCAATAAACCGCTAATCAGGTGATTGAATGCCTGCGTGGCCGCGTCCGGTGAAATATGAAAGGTATCGATGGCTCGACGCAGGGCATCGAGCTCATCCAGCGCTAGCCAAACGCTGGCAATGCGGCGCAGCAAGCGTGCGGTGGCTTGAGGTCGAGCTTCCTGGCTGAACGTTTCTAAACGCAGGCGCATCGAGGCTTCGGCCGATTGACTATGTTGAACGTAGGTCGTTCGGCGGGTTTTGAAACGCTTACCTTGTGAGGCCAGGTAAATCGTCGAGGCGCCGCGTTCGCGCTGCAGCACATGAATGAACTGGCTGATATCGCTCACGATATCCACGGTCGTAGCGAGATGGTGAAGGTTATCGATGTCGCAGCGCAGGGCAGTAAAGAGAAGCTGTTGGGCAGAAGACATGGTGATTTCCTTGATACTCGCCGCCAAAAGTCAAATGCCCCCGCAGCGGCACACTGGCAGGGGCAATATTCACAGATATTAACGTAGTGAGAGAGCACCTGCGCCCGTATCGTCGCCGACGGCATCACGGTATGCGCTGGCCTCTTCGGCTTCGGTGGCCTCGCTAAAACGCACCACCAGTACGCAAGACGCTAGTACCAACACGGTCAGGCCCAGGTAGAAAAGACCCTGCTGGTAGCTCAAGCTTTCGTTACGAAATAGAAACGCCGCAGACACCGCGCCCACGTTGCCGCCGGCCCCTACGATACCGGCCACGGCCCCCAGGGCTTTTTTGTTGATGAAAGGCACCACGCCAAAGGTGGCGCCTTCGGCCATTTGCACGAAGAGGCTAAACACTAACATGATGCCAATGGCTAGGCTGAGCACGTGCATTTGGGAAAACGCTACCAGGGCAATGCCTTCGCACACCAGCGCTATGAAAAGCCAGCGAACGCGTCCTTTTAGCCCACCATGTTTGGCGAACAGATCGGAAAACACGCCGCCCAGTGTGCGAGCGAAGATGTTCATCAAGCCGAAGAGTCCGGCAATGAGCCCAGCGGTCGCCAGGGTCAGATCGAATTTGTCGAAGAAGTAGATGGCGGCAATGTTATTGATCGTTAGCTCGACGCCAAAGCAGAGCCCATACACGACGAACAGTGCCCATACGCGGATATCCTTCGCCGCCGCCAGGAAGCTTTGGGCGGCACCGTGCTCACCGGTAGCGGGTGGCAGCTCACCGCGTGCGCGCAGCTCGCTGAAGTTGCCATTGGGGGCGTCTTGTGTGAACAGCCAGTAGGCAATACCGGTAAAGAACAGCACCACACCAGGCACCACCATGGCGAGTCGCCAGCCGAGGGCTTCGTTCACGCCGAGCATCAGAACGCCGGCGAAAATCAGCGGCATGACGATTTGGGTGGTACCGCCGCCCAGGTTGCCCCAGCCAGCGCTGGTGGCATTGGCGGTGCCTACCACGTTGGGCGCAAACATCAAGGTGGTGTGGTATTGGGTAATGACGAACGATGCGCCGATGGCGCCAATCGCCAAGCGTGCCAGTAAGAAGGTCTCGAAACTGTCGGCAAGGCCAATTCCCATTACGGGAATGGAGCCCAGCATCAACAGGCCCGTATAGGTTTTGCGTGGGCCGATACGGTCGCAGAGTACACCGATCAGCAGCCGAACGATCACGGTGATCGCCACCGAGGCGATGATGGTATTGCCGATTTGGGTTTGCGTTAGCGCGAGATCCTCGCGCACCACGGCCATGAGTGGTGCGATACCGAACCAGCCAAAAAAGCAGATATGGAATGCAAACCAGGAGAGGTGAAAGGCCCGCATTTGCGGCGTCGAGAAATTGAGCAACCGGATACGGTTGGCTTTGTTGCGGATCTCCATGGGAGTGACCTCACAGCGTACGAACGAGTTTGTCGAGACGCAACGCGCAGGCGTTACGTGGTTACGGGAACATGCCTTCATCGTTGAAGGTCAGGTCCGACGCACTCGTACCCTGTTGGGCCTGGTCCACGCCTATCACCATGTAGAAAAAATAAGCAAATACTCCGCCATCACTCTTTTAAATCAGTGAAAACAGTTGGTTAAAGATTTTGCTTAGATAGGAGACTGCTTGGCAAGTGGCAAAGACGGGGGAGAGTAGAGCACTTAACGCTCGTTTAGCGCACTCTGCTTGGGCAGCGTGCGCTAAGTTGGGGCAGTGGCTGGGCGTGAGCGCGCTTATTCGTGTAGGTAGACCGCATCGATATCGAGTGTGGACACCCTGCCAAGGGCATCGAAATGCGTGGCGAGCCAATGCTCGGCCGCCTCTCGGCCTTGCTCGAATAGGTGACAAAGGAAGGGCCATTCGGAGTTGAGCTTACTGGAAACCGATAGGTTATCCAGGGCTTGGTCGCCGCTAATGCGGTGAAAGAGGGCCTGCTGATAGCAGTTCTCGATACCTTGCTCTTCGAGAGCGTGCTTGAGTAGTGCGATCATGCGTACCTCTTTGATCAGCGCAGCGTTGAAGGTGATCTCGTTGAGGCGGTTCATGATCGCCGAGGCGGAGGTGGGAAGCTCTTCGCGACGAATCGGATTGATTTGCACCAGCAGGATGTCCCGCGCGCTGCACTCCTCCATGAGAGGGAACAGCGCCGGATTGCCCATGTAGCCACCGTCCCAATACGCTTCGCCATCGATCTCCACCGCTTGAAACATGAACGGCAGGCAAGCGGAGGCCATGACGGCGTCGACACTCATCTCTTCGCGGCGAAAGACGCGCTGCTTGCCCGTGCGTACATTGGTAGCCGCGACGAAAAGCTTGAGCTGGTCGCACTGGCGTACGCGTTCGAAGTCGATATGAGCCGCCACGATATCCCGTAGCGGATTCAAATTGAGTGGGTTGAGTTGGTAAGGTGATACCAGGCGCGTCATCAAGTCCATGGCGATATAGCCCGGCGAGTGGTCGAGGCTCCAGTTGCCGGTCAGAATATCCATAGGGGAGCGGCGAATGGGGCTGGCCATGCCAGCGCGGCTAACGGCCTGCCAAAACTCCCGCAGTGCCTGACGCGCCGCTCGCTTTCCGCCTCGAGTCAAAGCATCAGCCATCACCACGCCGTTCATGGCGCCTGCGCTGGTGCCGCTGATGCCCTCGATCTCGATGCGATCATCTTCCAGAAGGCGGTCGATCACCCCCCAGGTATACGCGCCATGAGCACCTCCGCCCTGTAGCGCGAGGTCGAGCTTTTTTACCGGTGCCATCGTCATCCTTTCCGTCTTTGATGGAAGTGCCTTTAGCATGGCATAAAAGTCGCCGGACGGAAGAATGGGGAACTACCCCGCAGACTAGGGAGCGTCGGCCAACGGTGATGAACGGGTCTGGGGCAGCGGCTGGTCGTACACCGCATGCTCCATCAACCTGTCGAGCTGCTGGGCCAGCGTCACGCTGGCCTCTTCCATGAGCGCCAGCGAGGCCAGCTCGCCGGTCAGGTCCCCCTGTCGGGAATAGCGCAAGGCCTCTAGACCGCTCTCATGGAAACGGCGGTGAGCCACGGCCAGTGCACGGTAAGCATCGCTTTGCTGATAGCGGCGACTGTCACCTGCCAAGTACCAGCGACCCAGCGCGCAGTGGTGCTGATCCGTAAGAGGAACTTCTTGGGAAGCTGATAATAGTTGCTGGTAAAGACGACTTTTCCACACGGCATGTTCCACTTTGGCCGCGTGTAGACAGGCCGTCGTAGTGCTGTGGTGGATCACCTTGTACATATGGCGTG includes:
- a CDS encoding GNAT family N-acetyltransferase — translated: MSSLQFSPMTAKEFALFWPTFQAIVAAQETYAIDPHISQEEAFALWCQTPHLSMAVKDEQGTLLGSYYLKANAAGPGQHVCNCGYMVTPQARGKGVASAMCEHSQQEAVTQGFKAMQFNAVVASNHVAVGLWQRLGFEIVGTVPNAYQHASLGYVDTHVMYKALTPH
- a CDS encoding LysE family translocator; the encoded protein is MTVESALTYFLAIFVFAVTPGPGIFALLAKGMASGARSCIPLALGMTVSDVIYLLLAFYGLAALAEHWGDAFTLLRYAGAIYLFYLGWKMWTAEVSPQTLDALPASRGAWRRDAAKSFLQGFMISASNPKVILFYIAFLPTFIDLTALDRSDMVLAVGLTLVGLMMGLMLVASCASSARRFFQSERAQKGTNRTAGSLMFAAGAFLVAKG
- a CDS encoding LLM class flavin-dependent oxidoreductase — its product is MSQLASTALSVLDLAPIRQGGSAGETFRDSVSLAQQAESLGYRRYWLAEHHNIAGIASAATSVLIGHVAGQTSTIRVGSGGIMLPNHPPLVIAEQFGTLETLYPGRIDLGLGRAPGSDGATMRAMRRHAHAGVDDFPERLEELRRYLDDEDPRQTVKAVPGQGTHVPIWLLGSSGYSAQLAAKLGLPFAFAAQFAPGYLFEALRLYRDNFRPSAHLESPYAMVGLPVMAADSDEMAHYLATTAQQKFLNLIRGKPTQSLPPVDALDWSPMERAQVEQFLGAAIIGGPETIKAQLAAFQERTGANELMINSDFYSHADRLRSYEIVAEAVR
- a CDS encoding SDR family oxidoreductase; amino-acid sequence: MQDRVLLITGASSGIGAATARAAAREGYQLVLAARSADKLTSLAQELGPENVLTCDVDVTDLHQQQAMVEHAIETFGRIDAVFANAGRGGSPGGFSSADHNAWREMILTNIYGVGLTLQACLPELKRRQGHVLLTGSAAGRTTIPGSMYSATKWAVTGIGYNLREELRGSGMRVTLIEPGMVDTPFFDEPPEYALQDRDIANAVIYALAQPPHVDVNEILVRPTPPKE
- a CDS encoding nitrate regulatory protein, with protein sequence MSSAQQLLFTALRCDIDNLHHLATTVDIVSDISQFIHVLQRERGASTIYLASQGKRFKTRRTTYVQHSQSAEASMRLRLETFSQEARPQATARLLRRIASVWLALDELDALRRAIDTFHISPDAATQAFNHLISGLLAIVFEAADTAVDPDITRALVATFHLMQGKELAGQERACGAFGFTLGHFDDAHRTLLNELVESQQRCFDTFAEFATPEALSAWEQSLSPRTLAGISQLRDIACQRSEHRTASGNTLGETWYELTTLRIDTIKTVEDTLNTQLMALCHHKIAHAQAALDHASATPDRPLPAPCEQLLALSPSQPLGDLTATALHSPLSRSLLELTHAQSSRLQGLSDELENTRKALRERKLIERAKGLIMAHQSMSEEEAYRFLRKTSMDQSRSMADMARSILDLSAMLQRQQDTP
- a CDS encoding NarK family nitrate/nitrite MFS transporter; translation: MEIRNKANRIRLLNFSTPQMRAFHLSWFAFHICFFGWFGIAPLMAVVREDLALTQTQIGNTIIASVAITVIVRLLIGVLCDRIGPRKTYTGLLMLGSIPVMGIGLADSFETFLLARLAIGAIGASFVITQYHTTLMFAPNVVGTANATSAGWGNLGGGTTQIVMPLIFAGVLMLGVNEALGWRLAMVVPGVVLFFTGIAYWLFTQDAPNGNFSELRARGELPPATGEHGAAQSFLAAAKDIRVWALFVVYGLCFGVELTINNIAAIYFFDKFDLTLATAGLIAGLFGLMNIFARTLGGVFSDLFAKHGGLKGRVRWLFIALVCEGIALVAFSQMHVLSLAIGIMLVFSLFVQMAEGATFGVVPFINKKALGAVAGIVGAGGNVGAVSAAFLFRNESLSYQQGLFYLGLTVLVLASCVLVVRFSEATEAEEASAYRDAVGDDTGAGALSLR